A stretch of Candidatus Bipolaricaulota bacterium DNA encodes these proteins:
- a CDS encoding RNA polymerase sigma factor, translated as MRNNNIKIKYLVFQAKNQNNPEAFGKLYDLYVDKIFRFVRFKVNTDEETQDITSNIFLKTWQYLREGKRKIDNFNALIYRIARNCIIDHYRERNKNSVVSNTEQFEEIIADRKDAVKELDQKLDLEQIESKLKLLKEEYREVIILKYINGLTTSEIAKILDKSKSNIRVLLHRALKTLKEIFHD; from the coding sequence ATGCGGAACAATAACATTAAAATCAAATATCTCGTTTTCCAGGCCAAAAATCAGAACAATCCCGAGGCTTTCGGAAAACTTTATGATTTGTATGTGGATAAGATATTTAGATTCGTCAGATTCAAGGTGAATACAGATGAAGAAACTCAAGATATCACTTCGAATATTTTTTTAAAAACTTGGCAATACTTGCGGGAAGGAAAAAGGAAAATAGACAATTTCAACGCCTTGATATATCGCATCGCCCGAAATTGCATAATTGATCATTACCGAGAGAGAAATAAAAATTCGGTCGTTTCAAACACCGAACAATTTGAAGAAATTATCGCGGACAGAAAAGACGCGGTCAAGGAATTGGATCAAAAACTGGACTTGGAACAAATCGAAAGCAAATTGAAACTGCTTAAGGAGGAATATCGCGAAGTGATCATCCTTAAATACATCAACGGATTGACCACCTCGGAAATCGCTAAAATTTTAGACAAAAGCAAAAGCAACATCAGAGTGCTATTGCACCGAGCTCTGAAAACATTAAAGGAAATTTTTCATGACTGA
- a CDS encoding helix-turn-helix domain-containing protein — translation MPTEKNHKIIRVSVSEAARLLGIDSHTIRRAIKTEEVTYAVVQGRYKINFESLVKWSQQKIRIKNKMNKDGIGQYVAKWKIKNKLYSPNPGSMDHGT, via the coding sequence ATGCCAACGGAAAAAAACCATAAAATCATTAGAGTCTCCGTCTCGGAAGCGGCCAGGTTGCTCGGCATAGACTCGCATACCATCAGACGGGCGATTAAAACAGAGGAAGTTACCTATGCCGTGGTTCAAGGCAGATACAAAATAAATTTCGAGAGCTTGGTTAAATGGTCTCAGCAAAAAATCAGGATAAAAAACAAAATGAATAAAGATGGCATCGGTCAATACGTGGCCAAGTGGAAAATAAAAAACAAACTTTATTCGCCCAATCCGGGGAGCATGGATCATGGAACATGA
- a CDS encoding glycosyltransferase family 4 protein → MKIAFIGQKGLPAKYGGVENHVEKLAMGLAERGHDVFVYTRPWYTDKNLKEYKDVSLISLPSLKTKHFDAISHTFLCTMHSLFKKYDVIHYHGIGPALMSFLPRIFLRRTKVVVTFHSIDSLHEKWGAVARFFLKLGERFAVTAPHETIAVSKSLQKYCHDKFNVEVVYIPNGASLPESFGDNIVKEKFNLRSKGYLLVAVRLIKVKRIDLLIEAFKDLKTEKRLVIAGGSVFTDDYVNDLKKMAAGDRRIMFTGFQSGEALQQLFENALLFVHPSDSEGLPISVLESMSFGVPTVVSNIPAHLELMPENLRSALVFEKGDAGDLKKKLSSLLANVNTLPNMGQQLKREVIDEFDWQKVIERTEKLYKEIIYQPRLKKVGILEL, encoded by the coding sequence ATGAAAATAGCTTTTATAGGGCAAAAGGGTTTGCCCGCCAAATACGGCGGCGTGGAGAATCATGTCGAAAAATTGGCCATGGGATTGGCTGAGAGGGGACATGATGTTTTTGTTTACACCAGACCTTGGTATACGGACAAGAATTTGAAGGAATATAAGGACGTGAGTTTAATTTCGCTGCCTTCTTTGAAGACGAAACATTTTGACGCTATAAGCCATACTTTTTTATGCACGATGCACTCGCTTTTTAAGAAATACGATGTAATCCATTATCATGGTATCGGGCCGGCGTTGATGTCTTTTTTGCCGAGAATATTTTTAAGAAGGACAAAAGTTGTGGTGACTTTTCACAGTATCGACAGTTTGCATGAGAAGTGGGGCGCGGTCGCCAGGTTTTTTTTGAAACTCGGAGAAAGGTTCGCGGTGACGGCTCCGCATGAAACCATCGCGGTTTCGAAAAGTCTTCAAAAGTATTGCCATGATAAATTCAATGTTGAAGTCGTTTACATTCCAAATGGAGCGTCTTTGCCCGAGTCATTCGGGGACAATATTGTAAAAGAAAAATTTAATTTGCGCAGCAAGGGCTATTTGTTGGTCGCCGTGCGATTAATAAAGGTTAAGCGAATAGATTTATTGATCGAGGCTTTTAAAGATCTGAAAACAGAGAAGAGATTGGTTATTGCGGGAGGTTCCGTTTTTACCGATGACTATGTGAATGATCTGAAAAAAATGGCGGCCGGAGACAGAAGGATTATGTTCACCGGGTTTCAATCCGGAGAAGCCTTGCAGCAGCTTTTCGAGAACGCTTTACTTTTCGTTCATCCATCAGATTCAGAAGGATTGCCGATTTCCGTTTTGGAGTCCATGTCTTTTGGCGTGCCGACCGTGGTTTCGAACATTCCGGCGCATTTGGAATTGATGCCGGAAAATTTGCGCTCCGCGTTGGTGTTTGAAAAAGGCGATGCCGGTGATTTAAAAAAGAAACTTTCATCGCTTTTGGCGAATGTCAACACTTTGCCGAACATGGGGCAACAATTAAAAAGGGAAGTGATTGATGAATTTGATTGGCAAAAGGTGATCGAGCGTACGGAAAAATTATATAAGGAAATCATTTATCAACCGAGATTGAAAAAAGTGGGAATATTGGAACTTTAA
- a CDS encoding transcriptional repressor, translating into MIIKHKGRLTNQRKMILNYLLNTDSHPAAEEVFMAVKALLPQISFATVYRNLKSLVESGLIRALDFEKGPTRYDAKRNDVHFVCEKCKSIFDVRDVEIKKIYKRINRELNAQVHSNTIFFFGKCEQCLLEEKNVKIG; encoded by the coding sequence ATGATAATTAAGCATAAAGGACGACTGACAAATCAAAGAAAAATGATATTGAATTATCTTTTAAATACGGATTCTCACCCGGCGGCTGAGGAAGTTTTTATGGCCGTTAAGGCTCTTTTGCCTCAAATCAGTTTTGCCACGGTATATAGAAATTTAAAAAGTCTGGTTGAAAGCGGCTTGATCAGGGCTTTGGATTTTGAAAAAGGACCGACGCGCTATGACGCGAAAAGAAACGACGTTCATTTCGTTTGCGAAAAATGCAAGTCCATCTTCGATGTCAGAGACGTTGAAATTAAAAAAATTTATAAGCGTATCAATCGTGAATTGAATGCCCAGGTGCATTCGAACACCATTTTTTTCTTTGGCAAATGCGAACAATGTCTGTTGGAAGAAAAAAACGTAAAAATCGGTTAA
- a CDS encoding HU family DNA-binding protein, which translates to MAKMTKSQMLTALAEKTGMSKKDVASLSEAMTMMAYDEVKKNGEFTIPGIGKLVKKHRKERMGRNPATGESIKILAKTVLKFRVSKSAKDAVL; encoded by the coding sequence ATGGCAAAAATGACAAAGTCTCAAATGTTGACTGCCTTAGCTGAAAAGACGGGCATGTCGAAAAAAGATGTCGCTTCTTTGAGCGAAGCCATGACCATGATGGCTTACGACGAAGTTAAGAAGAATGGAGAGTTCACCATCCCGGGCATTGGCAAATTGGTAAAGAAACACCGAAAAGAACGAATGGGACGAAACCCGGCTACAGGAGAATCAATTAAGATCTTGGCAAAGACCGTTCTTAAATTCAGAGTTTCAAAGTCAGCCAAAGACGCGGTACTGTAA
- the dnaX gene encoding DNA polymerase III subunit gamma/tau produces the protein MSVALYRKYRPQNFSQISGQNHIKTTLQNEIESGRIGHAYLFCGPRGTGKTTLARLLAKAANCLDLKDRGEPCNQCDSCLEILENKSLDVIEIDAASHTGVDNVRENIINNARFTPTKRKFKIFIIDEVHMLSISAFNALLKILEEPPAHVIFILATTEAHKVPVTIISRCQRFDYKKIKMDDLLVRLKWIVDQEGVAVDEEVLKRISRFSYGCVRDAESLLEQVISLGEKKITLELAELILPRSNFQAMFEFLSHLATKNTKAAIELINDLADSGVDISQFTGDFVEFLRKCMLYKIKSDLAELSQESEEKSLAELVEILKNVSASSLAKMIDVFMKTKEEYRQSYILQLPLELAAVSLCEGGAGAEAKPPLGKNFRPDASSGTAPLPQRVIEPASPAPKPVSEPEFEPESTSTAPVVDLAATEADDKQSNNEPKESSNYEPSLTFAQVKARWQEIIKLVRKDNYGLSMSLGMGQPCKLDGNRVTLAFPFRLQQEKVEEPANKEKVCLAFKESFGKKFIIETKLDAEMKTMISDNEPAALAPQIGDNDLKDALDMFGGSVVS, from the coding sequence ATGTCAGTAGCCTTATACAGAAAATACCGGCCGCAGAATTTTTCTCAAATCTCCGGCCAAAATCACATTAAAACGACATTGCAAAATGAAATAGAAAGCGGCCGAATCGGGCACGCTTATCTTTTTTGCGGGCCTCGCGGCACGGGCAAAACCACTTTGGCCAGATTGTTGGCCAAGGCGGCCAATTGTTTGGATTTAAAAGATCGCGGCGAGCCCTGCAATCAATGCGATTCTTGTTTGGAAATATTGGAAAATAAATCGCTCGACGTTATTGAAATCGACGCGGCGTCTCATACGGGCGTGGATAATGTCAGAGAAAATATCATCAACAACGCGCGCTTTACGCCGACCAAAAGGAAATTTAAAATATTCATCATTGACGAGGTGCACATGCTTTCGATCAGCGCCTTCAACGCATTGTTGAAAATTTTGGAAGAGCCGCCCGCTCACGTCATTTTCATTTTGGCCACCACCGAAGCGCACAAAGTGCCGGTGACCATAATTTCCCGCTGTCAGCGATTCGATTACAAAAAAATTAAAATGGATGATCTGCTGGTCAGGCTCAAATGGATAGTCGATCAGGAAGGTGTGGCTGTTGACGAGGAAGTTTTGAAAAGAATTTCCAGATTTTCTTACGGTTGCGTGCGCGACGCGGAAAGTTTGCTTGAGCAGGTGATTTCTTTGGGCGAAAAGAAAATCACGCTGGAGCTCGCTGAATTGATTTTGCCGCGGTCGAATTTTCAAGCCATGTTTGAATTCCTTTCCCATTTGGCCACAAAAAACACCAAAGCCGCCATTGAATTGATTAATGATTTGGCTGACTCCGGCGTTGATATCAGTCAATTTACGGGAGATTTTGTGGAATTTTTGAGAAAGTGCATGCTTTATAAAATAAAGTCCGATTTGGCCGAACTCAGCCAGGAATCCGAAGAAAAATCCTTGGCGGAATTGGTTGAAATATTGAAAAACGTGTCAGCCTCTTCTTTGGCTAAAATGATCGACGTTTTTATGAAAACAAAGGAAGAATATCGGCAAAGCTACATTTTACAGTTGCCGCTCGAATTGGCCGCGGTCTCGTTGTGCGAAGGTGGCGCCGGAGCGGAGGCAAAGCCGCCGCTCGGAAAGAATTTTCGTCCGGACGCGTCTTCCGGCACGGCGCCGTTGCCTCAGCGGGTTATTGAGCCGGCAAGTCCCGCACCAAAGCCGGTATCGGAGCCTGAGTTCGAACCGGAATCTACTTCGACAGCGCCCGTCGTGGATTTGGCGGCCACCGAAGCGGATGACAAACAATCAAACAATGAACCCAAAGAATCATCGAATTATGAGCCCAGCCTGACCTTCGCGCAAGTGAAAGCGCGCTGGCAGGAAATTATCAAATTGGTGCGAAAAGATAATTACGGCTTAAGCATGTCTCTCGGCATGGGTCAGCCGTGCAAGCTGGACGGCAACAGGGTGACTTTGGCTTTTCCATTTCGGCTCCAGCAGGAAAAAGTTGAAGAGCCTGCCAATAAAGAAAAGGTTTGTTTGGCGTTTAAAGAATCTTTTGGCAAAAAATTCATAATCGAAACCAAGTTGGATGCTGAAATGAAAACAATGATTTCCGACAATGAACCCGCGGCTTTGGCGCCTCAAATAGGCGATAATGATTTAAAAGACGCGCTGGATATGTTCGGAGGCAGTGTTGTGTCTTGA
- a CDS encoding glycosyltransferase produces MIITTDGNIPSKFAHSFNVTKMAQGFFRAGEKVELVSFSSFRNWLYKIKVGDFRRYYGLSPKIKLKFLMTFGFDFLAKTIGNEKFSQKAAKYIKSQNPDFVYCRSYLTPYYCVKEGLPTIMETHTKEVGDDLKKVFSVANDKNFLGIVTIHKNLKKLYENAGVPEEKILVAEDGVDLDLFNINDDRFFWRKELNLPADKKLAVYVGGLYKEKGIEQILLAAQKLHDKNIDFVLVGGNKNQIGEWKKYCAKENIGNVVFAGFAPQTDVPKYLKAADVLIMPYDTRVDFKVMDINSTSPLKLFEFMASRRPIVSTALPVIEKVVKHGESAFLASPNNIEQLSGFILEAANNAQKSALMASKAFELAKQYDWKVRCRKIIDKFVKNR; encoded by the coding sequence ATGATAATCACTACCGACGGCAACATTCCATCGAAATTCGCGCACAGCTTTAACGTGACCAAAATGGCTCAGGGATTTTTTCGCGCGGGCGAAAAGGTGGAATTGGTGAGTTTTTCAAGTTTTAGAAATTGGCTTTATAAAATCAAAGTCGGCGACTTCAGAAGATATTACGGGTTGTCGCCGAAAATCAAATTGAAATTTTTGATGACTTTTGGTTTTGATTTTTTAGCGAAAACGATTGGCAACGAAAAGTTTAGTCAAAAAGCGGCCAAATACATAAAATCGCAAAATCCTGATTTCGTTTATTGCCGCAGTTATTTGACTCCTTATTATTGCGTTAAAGAAGGCTTGCCTACCATCATGGAGACGCACACTAAAGAGGTCGGGGATGATTTGAAAAAAGTATTTTCAGTCGCTAATGACAAAAATTTTTTGGGCATAGTGACCATTCACAAAAATTTGAAAAAATTGTACGAAAATGCGGGCGTGCCCGAAGAGAAAATTTTAGTGGCTGAAGACGGTGTGGATCTGGATCTTTTCAATATAAATGACGACCGTTTTTTTTGGCGAAAAGAATTGAATTTGCCGGCTGATAAAAAACTGGCGGTGTATGTCGGCGGACTTTACAAAGAAAAAGGCATTGAGCAAATATTATTGGCCGCGCAAAAGCTTCATGACAAAAATATTGATTTTGTTTTGGTCGGCGGCAATAAAAATCAGATTGGGGAATGGAAAAAATATTGCGCCAAAGAAAATATCGGCAATGTTGTTTTCGCCGGCTTCGCGCCGCAAACAGACGTGCCGAAATATTTGAAAGCGGCTGATGTTTTAATCATGCCGTATGACACGCGAGTTGATTTTAAGGTAATGGACATCAATTCGACTTCGCCCTTAAAGCTGTTTGAATTCATGGCCTCAAGGCGGCCGATCGTGTCCACGGCTTTGCCGGTGATTGAAAAGGTGGTTAAGCATGGAGAAAGCGCGTTTTTGGCCTCGCCGAATAATATTGAACAATTAAGCGGATTTATCCTTGAAGCGGCCAATAACGCTCAAAAATCGGCTCTGATGGCCTCCAAAGCCTTTGAGCTGGCCAAGCAATATGATTGGAAAGTCAGATGCCGAAAAATTATTGATAAATTCGTGAAAAATCGTTGA
- the asnB gene encoding asparagine synthase (glutamine-hydrolyzing), whose amino-acid sequence MCGIAGYISKNNSVNEGVLIKMRDALSHRGPDDAGVFIDDEKKVGLAHRRLSILDLSSAGHQPMSSADKKVWITFNGEIYNFKEIRDELKKSGQDFQSDTDTEVILAAYRKYGESCLEKFIGMFAFTIFDSEKNLLFFARDRFGIKPFHYGFLSNGDFVFASELKALMEHPAFKKEIDFGALGDYFKYRYIPAPRTIWKGIFKLLPGHFGLLNLNDFSLKTKRYYDLADRISSFPKSNLEQIESLMKDAVDKRLISDVEVGAFLSGGIDSSSIAYFASKRHNKIKSFSIGFVPEEYSELADSKIAAEFLGTEHITKIIDNVDDDLGDKLAFFFDEPHADSSDIPTFLLSQMTAEHVKVALSGDGGDEVFSGYRWYDRYLRDLKIEKIKSIFGFKKTIDGNFENYYNKLLLNRFDEDKFEKFFSPQIYQKVKSADQSLFEKYFNQGFKNVRRLQYLDINTFLVDDILTKVDRASMAHSLEVRVPLLDHRLVEAVLSLPEDVFPQNSSGKPVLKKIMKDKLPISILKKKKKGFSAPITSWPFYARVGRTVLDGQAVKSGLIQKDFIKDLIDNKYENSAGMLWMAYIFEKWHQKWFI is encoded by the coding sequence ATGTGCGGCATTGCCGGCTACATTTCAAAAAATAATTCGGTCAATGAAGGCGTCTTGATTAAAATGAGAGACGCTCTTTCGCATCGCGGGCCCGATGACGCCGGCGTTTTTATTGACGACGAAAAAAAAGTCGGGCTGGCGCATCGGCGATTGTCCATTTTGGATTTGTCATCAGCCGGCCATCAGCCCATGAGCTCCGCTGACAAAAAGGTTTGGATCACTTTTAACGGCGAGATTTACAATTTTAAGGAAATAAGAGACGAGCTGAAAAAATCCGGCCAAGATTTTCAAAGCGATACGGACACTGAAGTGATTTTGGCGGCGTATCGAAAATACGGCGAAAGCTGTTTGGAAAAATTCATCGGCATGTTCGCTTTTACAATATTTGATTCGGAAAAAAATCTGCTGTTTTTCGCGCGCGACAGATTCGGCATCAAGCCTTTTCATTACGGCTTTTTGTCCAATGGAGATTTTGTGTTCGCTTCGGAATTAAAGGCTCTGATGGAGCATCCGGCGTTCAAAAAGGAGATTGACTTTGGAGCGCTGGGCGATTATTTCAAATATAGATACATTCCGGCGCCAAGAACGATTTGGAAAGGCATTTTCAAACTTTTGCCCGGGCATTTTGGGCTTTTAAATTTGAATGATTTTAGTTTGAAAACGAAAAGGTATTACGATTTGGCGGACAGGATTTCTAGTTTTCCAAAGTCGAATTTGGAGCAAATAGAATCATTGATGAAGGATGCGGTGGACAAACGCTTGATCAGCGACGTGGAAGTCGGAGCTTTTTTGAGCGGCGGCATTGATTCGAGCTCGATCGCGTATTTCGCGTCCAAACGGCACAATAAAATCAAATCTTTTTCCATCGGTTTTGTTCCCGAAGAATACAGCGAATTAGCGGATTCAAAGATCGCGGCCGAGTTTTTGGGCACGGAGCATATCACTAAAATCATTGACAATGTCGACGATGATTTGGGCGACAAGCTCGCCTTCTTTTTCGATGAGCCTCACGCGGATAGCTCGGATATTCCGACTTTTTTGCTGTCGCAAATGACGGCCGAGCATGTCAAAGTGGCGCTCTCCGGAGACGGCGGGGACGAAGTTTTCTCCGGCTACCGTTGGTACGATCGATATTTGCGGGATTTGAAAATTGAGAAAATAAAATCTATTTTCGGATTCAAAAAAACAATTGATGGAAATTTCGAGAATTATTACAATAAACTGTTGCTCAATCGCTTTGACGAAGATAAATTTGAAAAATTTTTCTCACCGCAAATTTATCAAAAGGTAAAATCCGCGGATCAAAGTTTGTTTGAAAAATATTTCAATCAAGGTTTTAAAAACGTTCGGCGCTTGCAATATTTGGATATCAACACATTTTTAGTCGACGATATTTTAACCAAAGTCGATCGCGCCAGCATGGCTCATTCGCTCGAGGTTCGCGTGCCGCTTCTCGATCATCGCTTGGTTGAAGCGGTCTTGAGCCTGCCCGAGGATGTTTTTCCGCAAAACAGCTCCGGCAAACCGGTGTTGAAAAAAATAATGAAAGACAAGTTACCAATCTCAATTTTGAAAAAAAAGAAAAAAGGCTTTTCCGCGCCGATTACCAGCTGGCCGTTTTACGCTCGAGTCGGCCGGACCGTTTTGGACGGGCAAGCGGTTAAAAGCGGCTTGATTCAAAAAGATTTTATTAAAGATTTGATCGATAATAAATACGAAAACAGCGCCGGCATGCTCTGGATGGCTTATATCTTTGAAAAATGGCATCAAAAATGGTTCATATGA
- a CDS encoding class I SAM-dependent methyltransferase: MRQELLKYLQCRHCGSDFTPIVFKQENDEIIAGLIKCDRCNDTHLIVAGLPRFVEPSLLRFDEDYREFLKKYFDRDKYLAELSAAENKKSAGENDLAELQENTSKYFGHEWDYFKDWGWIPDESVSDADKNLDFLGGLVSNTGRAFANKCLLTKNDLSDGKVILDAGCGNGRFSNEAARGGVTVIGVDLGYGVKSAYKHLKNNRNVYLIQGDLFKLPFKKEIFDTAFSNGVLMHTGDAKKAFFSICKHVKKDGVFVAHLYHKRNIVFEAVDHSIRFFTTRMSIEKNMKFAKRMANWGKRLKNKGTWKYWFHFIEVLPTTIHMFDWYSAQIATHHTFYEVEGWYEEQGFEVVQTDKRGKKWHSFITKPEALTVKGKKIN; encoded by the coding sequence ATGCGTCAAGAATTGTTGAAATATTTACAATGCCGTCATTGCGGATCAGATTTTACGCCGATTGTTTTCAAGCAAGAAAATGATGAAATAATCGCCGGGCTGATTAAGTGCGACCGATGCAACGACACGCATTTGATCGTGGCCGGCTTGCCCAGGTTCGTGGAACCGTCTTTGCTTCGCTTTGACGAAGATTATCGCGAGTTTTTGAAAAAATATTTTGATCGAGATAAATATTTGGCTGAATTGAGCGCTGCTGAAAATAAAAAATCAGCCGGAGAAAACGACTTGGCCGAGCTTCAGGAAAATACTTCCAAATATTTCGGCCACGAATGGGATTATTTCAAAGACTGGGGCTGGATTCCTGATGAGAGCGTCAGCGACGCGGACAAGAATTTGGATTTTTTGGGCGGCTTGGTATCCAATACCGGTCGGGCTTTTGCCAACAAATGCTTATTGACTAAAAATGATTTATCAGACGGAAAAGTGATTTTGGACGCGGGTTGCGGCAACGGCAGGTTCTCCAATGAAGCGGCGCGGGGCGGGGTGACCGTGATTGGAGTCGATTTGGGCTATGGCGTAAAATCGGCTTATAAGCATTTGAAAAACAATCGAAACGTTTATTTGATCCAGGGCGATTTGTTCAAATTGCCATTTAAAAAAGAAATTTTCGATACGGCTTTTTCAAACGGAGTTCTAATGCATACGGGCGATGCCAAAAAAGCTTTTTTTTCCATTTGTAAACATGTCAAAAAAGATGGAGTATTTGTCGCTCATCTTTATCACAAGAGAAATATTGTTTTTGAAGCAGTTGATCACTCTATTAGATTTTTCACAACCAGAATGTCAATTGAAAAAAATATGAAGTTTGCAAAAAGGATGGCCAATTGGGGGAAAAGGCTTAAAAATAAAGGTACTTGGAAATATTGGTTTCATTTTATTGAGGTTTTACCGACTACAATCCATATGTTTGACTGGTATTCAGCTCAGATTGCCACTCATCACACTTTTTATGAAGTAGAGGGGTGGTATGAGGAGCAAGGTTTTGAGGTTGTTCAAACTGATAAAAGGGGCAAGAAGTGGCATTCCTTTATTACAAAGCCAGAGGCTTTAACGGTTAAAGGCAAAAAAATAAATTGA
- a CDS encoding radical SAM protein, whose protein sequence is MRLLSRIKNSKNYLKYKKEFYKKAVVSYPPRHVSIGVMGGACSFQCAFCAYHCPDAAQISNVYKLPFTLSMEDFKKMVDMCYQSNVPHVHLTAGGEPFLCNDILKMIDYVIYVYGEVSLQTDFFKEIFEMKNYLDEILKRKKYISYITTDILSGDPAQHEQLKKGSDFKYLMDSMEYLSKNSKIKFKSHLIITKHNYLKLNDLIDEFAKRKINTMLEIVNLHPHGFNELTSKDSVYLSGDVEITEALSAAKAYGKEKGVKVLIPLPFDKKEGRCGSFWTRFQTWPVKGNDPKRYGENVIIGGCNAVVLGDLSSLGYMFDYDNIMDLWNNERFVKIRKDLMNGIYPDKECANCQSYKKTN, encoded by the coding sequence ATGAGATTATTAAGTAGAATTAAAAATTCTAAAAATTATTTAAAGTATAAGAAAGAATTTTATAAAAAAGCGGTTGTATCATACCCGCCGCGGCATGTCTCGATCGGCGTCATGGGCGGCGCTTGCTCTTTTCAATGCGCTTTTTGCGCTTATCATTGCCCGGACGCGGCGCAAATAAGCAATGTTTATAAATTGCCGTTCACTTTGTCCATGGAAGATTTTAAAAAAATGGTGGACATGTGCTATCAAAGCAATGTGCCGCATGTTCATCTGACCGCCGGTGGCGAGCCTTTTTTGTGCAATGATATTTTGAAAATGATTGATTACGTGATTTATGTTTACGGCGAAGTTTCATTGCAAACCGATTTTTTCAAGGAAATATTTGAAATGAAAAATTATCTCGATGAAATTTTAAAACGCAAAAAATACATTTCCTACATCACCACCGATATTTTGTCAGGCGATCCGGCCCAGCATGAGCAATTGAAGAAAGGCAGCGACTTTAAATATTTAATGGACTCCATGGAGTATTTGAGCAAGAATTCAAAGATTAAATTCAAATCTCATTTGATTATCACCAAGCATAATTATCTTAAGCTAAACGACTTAATTGATGAATTCGCCAAGCGAAAAATAAACACCATGCTTGAAATCGTCAATTTGCATCCGCACGGCTTCAATGAGTTAACGTCCAAAGATTCCGTGTATTTGAGCGGCGATGTTGAAATAACCGAGGCTTTGAGCGCCGCCAAAGCTTACGGCAAAGAAAAGGGCGTCAAAGTCTTGATTCCTTTGCCTTTTGATAAAAAGGAAGGTCGCTGCGGCTCGTTTTGGACGCGTTTTCAGACCTGGCCGGTCAAAGGCAATGATCCGAAAAGATACGGTGAAAACGTGATTATCGGCGGTTGCAATGCCGTGGTTTTGGGCGATTTGTCCAGTCTCGGCTACATGTTTGATTACGACAATATCATGGATTTATGGAATAATGAGCGTTTCGTGAAAATAAGAAAAGATTTGATGAACGGAATTTATCCGGACAAAGAATGCGCTAATTGTCAGAGTTATAAAAAAACAAATTAA
- a CDS encoding class I SAM-dependent methyltransferase, producing MTKIWEQPIPDEYEKKIMEKISCHAGSILLDFGAGYGRYLDVFSKYFEKKNLYGMEIDKDALKELERKGYNCYEADPNRPEIPFENDFFDYIFTSNVIEHIPKAQYHGYLREFHRVLKGGGTLIIGTPNYPAKRFYDIAKAFKTGQFKYYFFDDPTHVNKLYYNRLENDLKKIFPTVELNPTYILLENKIKWINNHRNQLICFADKVIGICKK from the coding sequence ATGACAAAAATCTGGGAACAGCCCATTCCTGATGAATATGAAAAAAAAATAATGGAAAAGATTTCATGCCATGCCGGCTCGATTTTATTGGATTTCGGAGCGGGCTATGGCCGATATCTGGATGTTTTTTCCAAATATTTCGAGAAAAAAAATTTATATGGAATGGAAATTGATAAAGATGCGTTGAAAGAGTTAGAAAGAAAGGGGTATAATTGTTACGAGGCGGATCCGAATCGTCCCGAGATTCCCTTTGAAAATGATTTTTTTGATTATATTTTTACTTCAAATGTCATTGAACACATTCCGAAAGCCCAGTATCACGGATATTTACGGGAATTTCACCGGGTGTTAAAAGGCGGCGGAACATTGATAATCGGCACACCAAATTATCCCGCAAAAAGATTTTATGACATTGCAAAAGCCTTTAAGACAGGACAGTTTAAATATTATTTTTTTGATGACCCGACGCATGTCAATAAATTATATTATAATAGGCTGGAGAACGACTTGAAAAAGATTTTCCCGACGGTTGAACTGAATCCGACATATATTCTTTTGGAAAACAAGATTAAATGGATTAACAATCATAGAAATCAATTGATTTGCTTTGCGGATAAAGTAATCGGAATATGTAAAAAATAA